The Oryza brachyantha chromosome 7, ObraRS2, whole genome shotgun sequence genomic interval TTATACAACCAAATCTCTTTATAACTTTCTGTCTTCTAGAGGTATTCAGAACAAAGAAATTCAGTTGATTTGGCTCGCCCTCATTCCCCTAAATCTTAATCACTTTCTCTGGCTGGCTTGGAGAAAAAGGATTCAGTCTGCAGGGGAACTCAAGAAAATGGGTTGGGAGGGCTAAGATCTTTGTTAGTTATGTAGTTGTTACGAGGCTGctaaacatattttctttaagAGATTTTCTTCGGACTAGCAAAAAGTATCTtcagataccggtacctcatggtaccaaatcatttctgaccGTTTGATCTAACAATATCCATCTCATATTCTTTTCCAAATAATTTACGTCTTATGCAGTGGAAGCTGTTGGTGGATGAACTGAGAAAGTTGGATCTTCGCTCTTCAACAGGTTTCAAGAACCCAACAATACTCGAGGATTGGCTGACACAAATGCGTTCTTTTCTGTTGTTTTCTGTTCTGCTGTCTTTGTTAGAGAGCCCTAGTGGCCTTTTGGTTTGACTCTGTCGTGATAAATGTTAGGGCCTTTCCAGTGTGTTAGcttgtttgattattttgatgtaaCACCGGTAACCCCGGTTCCCCCTTGCTACCTGTTACATggctttagtgaaaaaaaggTCACTGTGAAGAAACTTTTAGGTACAACTGAGCATGGATTGTATCAGCTATATATGCAATGAGATCCAGTTATTGGCAGAGCTTCAACACAAGAATCTTGTTGGGCTACATGGATTTTGCTCGCACCAGGAGCAATGCTTGTTTATGAATATGTCGACAACAGGAGTATGAAGAACTTACTATTCAGTAATTTGCCTTCACATATAACTCTTcataaatactacctccgtcccaaagtataaatatttatacgtTGTGTAGTATAGATTAAGGAGACGGcaaaagattttcttttagtcacttccgtgtttaatttttgaattctgAATAGATTAAATTATCTTTCGAAGTATGAAATTGGCTTTGCAATCATTGGTATGGTTGAGATTATAAGAATTAGTGTAGAAATACTTATAGTGTGATGTAAAATTTGGAtaatagaaatacttatattttgaaatagagtgAATATACTCATAACCATATCTTCGGCTATCACTGTAAAGAAAATATTGCATCGCTCAACTACGTTGCATAAATCACCtggaattttgacattttggatatttttgaaaacttattttacatatagacccttaaaaaaacttatcgCACGAATAAACTTTTTTGACCACACTAACATTATCGGTACCGTCGTTGAATAGGACGATTGGTGCCGTCCTCCATCACGTGGCCGGAGGACAACACCAACGATATTGGCGCTGTCCTCTTCAATGACCACGCGCTCAAAAAGATCCGTTCGTGCCATAAGTTTTTCGAgaggtctatttataaaataagtttttaaatatgaccaaaatatcaaaattgcaGCATAAGTCATAACTCCGTTTTTTAAGGCATACCCCCTGTCCTAGAGTAACTTATAACCCCATCTTTTGGCTATTTGGATGCTTAAGTGAAACCgcttattaacgattaaaaaataatttatgagtaagatttttatatacgtcttCTTAGTCTAAAAGTAGAGACTTAATAATAAACtgcgatgaaaaaacctcaaatcaacttgaaatttaagtttaaatttaatttttgacttataagtataaacataagtgaaaagataggaaCGTAAATTTCGGAGCCATACAGCTGAACCCACAAATTTGGTCAGGCACAAGCATCTAGTAGTATCTACCTACAAGGAGATTCACTTCAGAATTTAGATGGCTTGGAATTTAAACGTTTCCATTCGCCCCATCCGCCGGAAAACACGGGTAAAAACCATGGCGGGGTTAGGCCATGCAGATTGCTCCTACGTGGCGAGGAGCTCTAGCTCGCCACGTAGGAGCTGGTTCGCCAGCTTGGCGTGAGCCATCCCAAGCAGGGTGTGCGTCCCCTCTCGGAGGGACGGTAGCTCTGTCAACTTTGTGTGTCAGCTTTGtcagagaagagagaggggagagaaaacGGAGAAAGAGCGCCGGAGGGAGCACGACCGTCGCCCGCCGtccaccggcgccggagaggggagagagcgccgagagaggggaggagagaaagaggggagagagggaaaagagagagagctgacagagagagagggaaaaaagtaaataaaaaagactgttaacttttttggtgggacccacttgaAACACCATGCGTTGTGGGAGATATAGTTTCGTCCTACATGACATGCTTGGGCTACTCAACCAGAAAACTTGTACTGTGCATGTCTTAGGCTCAGACAGTTAAGACGTGGGGGGCCGCATATTGCCTATTTGCCTGCGCACACCCGGCCTGCCCTCAAATGGTCTGaaaggcggcgacgaggagatcatcaatcaatcacattttgctttttttctcAGCGAAAGCATTGTGCTGCCATGCCATATCTTCCCGGCCGTATCTGTACCACGACAACGACGTTCGTCTGGGGTCAAAACACTGGTCGACGGTTTCCGGCGGCCGGAGGGTAGGGGTAAGCCACTAACTACAATATTCTGCACGTGGTTTTCCAAGGCGGCCGGATCACACGGGCAGGAAAGGCAAAACATCGTATCCTCTCGTCTccgtcttttcgtttcttctcacatttataaaatatttaaattttaaaattgatattagagatttttatcaaaatttattttttattttaacttttagacaattacatatatatatatataagttctatttataaattatttattatttgttaatATATGAACAATCACACCCGCTGCCTTTGTCACTATCTTTGTCACTAGCGATCTATACTCATTTCGTGGAATAAACGACGATAGTGGCAAATGCCAAATGGTAATGCAAGTGGAAAATGATTCTAAGCACTTCTCGATAGGACAATGTGTTATTGTTTTACaacttgtatatattatacttAAACCTTATATGAATGTGGGGTGACATATGTTGTATAAATCtatattatcaaaattttaatttttttagaaaacgtTACGGCATTCGTTCTTAAACACAATCAATTCTAGGTTCGTTAACACTGGCTAAGGTTAAGGAAAACAAATTATGTTgtccttaaaaaattaataacaaCTGATTGTGTAAGGATATACGAGTATAAAATACAAAGAAATTTTTAATAGTAAGTGATTACTTGGAAAGTTTTATAAACCGTgtcagaaataattatattttagcgtagaatttaaatataaaaatatttatatttagaaacaaATGTACTAGATGATTTGTAATAAAGGACTCGACATCCTTCGAGAATTTAGAATGCATTACTGATACAAGTTGTTGCCTTTTCATTctgtttttttgtgtgttttccACGTAGGAGGTGGATTGAACGCTACATCACGATTTCACGGGGACAAAATCGAAAACTGCGCGTGTGCCGCCGGTCACGTTTGACTCCACATGCTCTCTCAATTCGGCACGTAGTTgccgacgcgacgcgacgcgacgccaTCTCTTGCGGTAAAACCATGGCGTTCGTTAAGGCAAGAAATCAATCTCTCTCCCCATCTGCTGCACTGCAGCGATGCTCGCCGGCGGCTATGCCtacgtcgtcctcgccgtggtCGCCGCACTCATGCtgccgccggccatggcgcaGTCGGCCGTCGTCGAGTGCGAATTGGGCGTCGCCAACACATACGCGGCCAACACCACCTTCGCCAGGAACCtcgacctcctcgccgcggcaCTCCCCGCCAgggcctccgcctcgcccgccGGCTTCGCGTTCAACACCACCGGCACGGCGCCCGACCAGGTATACGCGCTGGCGCTCTGCCGCGGCGACGCGAACGCCTCCTCCTGCAGCGCGTGCGTCGCGGCGGCGTTCGCCGACGGCAAGGACGGCTGCCCCGGCATCAAGGGCATCTCCATGTACGAGGACACCTGCGTGCTTCGCTTCTCCGGCCAGAGATTCATGGACTTCCTCAGGCCGGACCAGTGGCAGGTGTCCGAGATGATGTACGCACAGACTACcaatccctccctccctccattCTTTTCCCTGCTAGAACCAGACACAAAACCAAACTAATTAGCTCGTCGCGAACAGCTGGCTTCCCAACCAAGCGGCGGCGAGTGTCAGGGTGCCGGAGGTTGGCTGGTtcaacgccgccgtcgccgagctcctcgccgccctGGTCGAGCGCGCGTGGGCCACCGCGGGCGACAACACCTCGACGGCCACCACCAAGAAGTACTTCGCCACGGGTGAGGAGGACTTCAACCCGAAGATCTACGGGCTGGCGCAGTGCGTGCCGGAGCTGACGCCGGAGCAGTGCAAGGAATGCCTCAGGAGCCTCCACGACCAGGCGAAGATAATCTACACGGGCAAAAGCCTCAGGTGGGTTGGGACCTATTCGGTTTGGGGCAGACTGATGTACAGCGTGCGGCCGTTCTACGGCGGCCGGCCGATGCTGCGActctcggcgccgccggcgatcatCGAGACTCCGGTTGTTACTCCCGATCCTGGAGCAGGTATGGCTGGCCTACAATTCCTAACTATCTTCTCCAGCAGAGAAAAAAAGACGACATAAAAAACGAAGCCAATGCGTAGAGTTTAGTAAAATTTCAACAAATTGTAGAAAGTTCGTGGTTGGTTTGAgcagggaagaagaagagtgcAGCAGGACTCGCTGCAGGACTGGCTTGTTCAGTCCTGGTATTGTTGATCCTTTCAGTTTTTGCGTTCGTTCGCTTCAAGAGAAGGACTAAGGCCGTCGAGAGTGACCACCGTGAGTAGCAGTGTCATTAGTGTCTGTGCAGTAGCTGAAATTGACTGTTCCCTGACATGACTGTTGGCAATGGCAACAGCTTTAAAGAAGATAACGAGAGCACAGTGCATGATTTTTGATCTGGCGACACTGCAAGAGGCGACTGAGAACTTCTCGGAGAACAATAAGCTCGGAGAAGGTGGTTTTGGTTCTGTATACAAGGTGAGTTAGATCACAGTAACTTCGATTGAGggctatataatatttgttctCAGAAGAATAATCAATCTAGCTAGTACACAGGGAATACTCTCAGATGGGCAAGAAGTAGCAGTGAAGAAACTTTTAGGAACATCTGGGCATGGATTGGATGAGCTACACAACGAGGTTCTGTTATTGGCGGAGCTTCAGCACAAGAACCTTGTTAGGCTACATGGATTTTGCTTGCATCAGGGGGAGACATTGTTGGTTTATGAATACATCAGGAACGGGAGCCTGGACAGCTTTCTTTTCGGTAATTTCTTTCTCAATTACATCTTAATGGATCGTAAATCCAGTAGCCACTCATTTCTTAATAGTAGAGTTGTCTGTACTGCAACAATGTGtccagaaatattttatttcataccAAACATATACAGCAACAATAGACAAGAATAAAGCATGCGCAACACAGATGGTAATTAGTGTAAGAAAATTTGCATGGCATGTTTAAAGACAGCATTTACACTTCCTGAATTCTTCTATAGGTGAGTCATTATAACTAAGTTGAACATTTTGTCCCAATAGATGCCAATAGGGGAAATCCATTAAATTGGGAGCAGCAATACAGCATCATTCTTGGAATTGCCAAGGGAATATTGTATCTTCATGAGGACT includes:
- the LOC102714302 gene encoding putative receptor-like protein kinase At4g00960 is translated as MLAGGYAYVVLAVVAALMLPPAMAQSAVVECELGVANTYAANTTFARNLDLLAAALPARASASPAGFAFNTTGTAPDQVYALALCRGDANASSCSACVAAAFADGKDGCPGIKGISMYEDTCVLRFSGQRFMDFLRPDQWQVSEMIWLPNQAAASVRVPEVGWFNAAVAELLAALVERAWATAGDNTSTATTKKYFATGEEDFNPKIYGLAQCVPELTPEQCKECLRSLHDQAKIIYTGKSLRWVGTYSVWGRLMYSVRPFYGGRPMLRLSAPPAIIETPVVTPDPGAGKKKSAAGLAAGLACSVLVLLILSVFAFVRFKRRTKAVESDHPLKKITRAQCMIFDLATLQEATENFSENNKLGEGGFGSVYKGILSDGQEVAVKKLLGTSGHGLDELHNEVLLLAELQHKNLVRLHGFCLHQGETLLVYEYIRNGSLDSFLFDANRGNPLNWEQQYSIILGIAKGILYLHEDSSLRIIHRDLKSNNILLGEDMEPKIADFGLARLLGEGHTHTRTTRVVGTFGYMAPEYAIDGNVSTKIDIFSFGVLVLEIVTRRKNCDSGENDLVNLLSEVWNCWTKGTIAQMIDQSLDGDSQSQALRCIHIGLLCVQPDADDRPHMSSVIFMLTRDNMELQPPAQPAFFFGGESASSSPSWGQRSYVYDRCGFVNLSVNGVTLTEPYPR